Genomic segment of Rhodohalobacter mucosus:
CAGTTTGAATCGATCCCTGTGACCTCATCAAGCTACGACGTATTTGAATCGACAGACAGAGGCTTACTGGTCACATCCGGCTTTGGAATGGAAGAGGTAACCCTGAGCGGTACCTCACCCATAGGGCCTGAGCTTGAAGCTCAGGACATCTTTATCCCCGAATTCGATCCGGATCACCTTCTGCTGGGTCACAGGGGTGGACTGGCTCTGTACAGATATGAGAATGGAGAGTGGAATTTTTTGCGAAATTTGGAAGGAATAACAGAACAAATTTACAGAGTGGTGCAGGACTCTGATAGCGTCATTTGGGCCGGAACTGACTTTCAGGGCTTGATCAGGATCTCTCCTGCCCAAAGTGAAGATGAAGGAGAAGAGAGGGAAATTACCCGCTTTGATTCTGAGGAATTTTTTGATGCCAGGGCTACCAAGGTTGGGATATTTGATGATAATGTTTGGATTATTACCAACTCCGGCCTGTTCAGACCATCCGATCCCTGGAATCCGGAGCAGCCTTTTATTCCGGATATAAATGATTTGAAGGAGGAAACGGACAATTCTGTCCAGGGTGTGTTCAATGTCACAGAAGGTTTTGATGGCCGGTTTTGGGTGCTTACCGATCCGGGCCTCGGTTACGTTCCCGAACTGAGCAACCCTCTCGATTCACTTCGCAGAGGGGCCTTGGGACGCATTCCATCCTCCAATTTCGACTCCGTACATCCTGAAGAGGACGGAATCGTATGGATAGGAAGTGAAAATGGCTTAGTGCGTTATGATAGCAACTCCGACTACCCTGCAGGCATATCATTCGACGCATTTGTCAGGGGTGTCACTCACGAGAATGACCTGTTATTTGGCGGGGCCGTTAATTCAGGTTTTGACGAACTTTCGATCCCCTATCAGCAAAACGACCTTAGATTCCGATTTGGCACCAACTTTTTTGAGGATGAAGAGAACACGCTCTATCAGGTCAGAATAACCGGTTTTAACGAAGACTGGACAAGCTGGTCTGATGAAACATTCAGAGACTTTACCAATATCCCGCATGGAAGCTACACTCTGGAGGTCAGGGCTTTGAATACGTATGGCAACATAAGTACACCCGGTACTTTTTCTTTCGAAATATTACCACCATGGTGGTTCTCCTGGTGGGCCTACATATCCTATTTTCTGATATTCGCAGGACTTGTTTTTGCTGCAGATCGTTTTCAACGTAAACGTCTGATCAAAAAAGAGAGAGAAAGATCAAGGGAAAAAGAATTGGCGCAAGCACGGGAGATAGAAAAAGCATACGAAGACCTGAAAGCTGCCCAGGATCAGCTGATTCAGCAGGAAAAACTGGCCTCCCTGGGCCAGCTCACCGCCGGCATCGCCCACGAGATCAAGAATCCCCTCAATTTTGTGAATAATTTCTCGGAGGTGAGTATCGAGATGGTGGAGGAAGCGAGGGATGAAGTGCGACGGGGGACCGGAGACGGAAGACCGGGAGATTCAAAAAGAGAGAAGAATAATTCCCCCTTAACAAAGGGGGACAAAGGGGGATGTTCATCTCCGCAAAAGCAAGAAGTCTCGAATGATGACTATGACTCGGGGTTAATCCTCGAAATCCTCGACGATATCGAAGCCAACCTGAAAAAAATCCACGAACATGGCTCGCGGGCCGACTCCATTGTTAAGTCGATGCTGCAGCACAGCCGGGGCGGATCCGGAAAGATGGAGTCGACCGATCTCAATGCATTGATTAAAGAATATGTAAACCTCGCGTTTCATGGAATGCGCGCCGGTAAAGACCCAATTAATGTAGATATCGACCTGCAGCTGGATGAGAGCGTTGGCGAGGTGCCACTGGTGGCAGAAGATTTCTCGCGGGTGATTTTGAATGTTTGCAACAACGCCTTTGACGCGATGAGGGAAAAGCTGAGTGCTCAGAGCAATAGCGTTTCCCGCGCAAGCGAACAGGCAAAAGCACGCACTGAGCAAAGTCGAAGTGTGAAAAGTGAAATGGGAGAAGACTTCAGCCCTACCCTTTATGCAAGGACTAAATTGACTAATGAGTCTGTAATCATAGAAATCGAAGACAACGGTCCCGGGATTCCCGATGAAATGAAGGATAAAATCCTGCAGCCTTTTTATACAACCAAAAAAGGCACACAGGGAACCGGGCTCGGATTGTCGATTACCAACGACATTGTGAAGGCACACGGCGGGGAACTGGCCATTGAATCCCGGGAAGGTGAGTTCACACGATTTTCCATTCAATTAAACCGTAAATAAAACTCAGCATGAAGTTACTTATCGTAGATGATGAAAAAGACGTAGAAATGCTCTTTCGGCAACGTTTCAGAAGGGAAGTCCGACAGGGGCTCATCGAGCTGGAATTCGCCTTTTCGGGAGAGGAGGCACTGGACATTCTTCGAAGCAAAGAACCACCGGATATTGTATATATATTCTCCGACATCAATATGCCTGGTATGTCGGGCCTGGTACTGCTTGAAAGCGTGAAGACGCAGTTTCCGCAAATTCAGGTAAGCATGATTTCAGCCTATGGCGACACCGAGAACTATGAGAAGGCGATCAATTCGGGCGCTAAGGAGTTTTTTACCAAACCGATCGATTTTACTTCCCTGAAAGAAGAGATCCACAAGATGCTGGAAGAAGACTAGATCCTTATGTAGATAATAACAAAACCGT
This window contains:
- a CDS encoding ATP-binding protein, which gives rise to MIRISIWLIICILLGIEPATSQIKQHPEKGIYYHQQYLPSEFNGHNQSWSVLENKDGLIYVGNGNGLMEYDGVQWRMIQVAGGQVALSLALSEDNRVYVGSVNDFGVIETDSLGLAFYRSISDSLPDNMKDFEDVWETKAHSGGVLFRTRSAAFYVTPDDSIEIFQPVGQFERVHKVGDTLYMIDKGTGLMKFGENEFRLVPGGEQFTDLSIWYMGGRPDGSIFIATREGTFLLDGDAIEPFETEVSSFLGNQLVYEGTEVGGTGYVFATIAGGVVMTNYDGEILDAFSSDVLTSPQATNVFIDRFENLWVTTTNGVNRVEISSPLTYFDNTTGLISAVLDVVRHDGTLFVSSSSEIRYLNENDSAINAPQFESIPVTSSSYDVFESTDRGLLVTSGFGMEEVTLSGTSPIGPELEAQDIFIPEFDPDHLLLGHRGGLALYRYENGEWNFLRNLEGITEQIYRVVQDSDSVIWAGTDFQGLIRISPAQSEDEGEEREITRFDSEEFFDARATKVGIFDDNVWIITNSGLFRPSDPWNPEQPFIPDINDLKEETDNSVQGVFNVTEGFDGRFWVLTDPGLGYVPELSNPLDSLRRGALGRIPSSNFDSVHPEEDGIVWIGSENGLVRYDSNSDYPAGISFDAFVRGVTHENDLLFGGAVNSGFDELSIPYQQNDLRFRFGTNFFEDEENTLYQVRITGFNEDWTSWSDETFRDFTNIPHGSYTLEVRALNTYGNISTPGTFSFEILPPWWFSWWAYISYFLIFAGLVFAADRFQRKRLIKKERERSREKELAQAREIEKAYEDLKAAQDQLIQQEKLASLGQLTAGIAHEIKNPLNFVNNFSEVSIEMVEEARDEVRRGTGDGRPGDSKREKNNSPLTKGDKGGCSSPQKQEVSNDDYDSGLILEILDDIEANLKKIHEHGSRADSIVKSMLQHSRGGSGKMESTDLNALIKEYVNLAFHGMRAGKDPINVDIDLQLDESVGEVPLVAEDFSRVILNVCNNAFDAMREKLSAQSNSVSRASEQAKARTEQSRSVKSEMGEDFSPTLYARTKLTNESVIIEIEDNGPGIPDEMKDKILQPFYTTKKGTQGTGLGLSITNDIVKAHGGELAIESREGEFTRFSIQLNRK
- a CDS encoding response regulator; translated protein: MKLLIVDDEKDVEMLFRQRFRREVRQGLIELEFAFSGEEALDILRSKEPPDIVYIFSDINMPGMSGLVLLESVKTQFPQIQVSMISAYGDTENYEKAINSGAKEFFTKPIDFTSLKEEIHKMLEED